A genomic region of Gemmata massiliana contains the following coding sequences:
- the csb2 gene encoding type I-G CRISPR-associated protein Csb2, translating into MFALGVEFLMARAVMTRVDNREEPEWPPHPDRVFMALVAAWGEAGEDTDQRAALEWLEKLPAPELAVSLDVSNRTSFTSYVPVNDDGSPMGKKGPFGPMGSLPLGRNRQPRQFPTVAPASPTFFLRWDVDVPANLRSALERVCGLVTYLGHSASPVRMWVADQLPDDAPISLQPDDNRATVRLRIFGPGRTAYLKNRFDASLRPQPSLWQGYAPPREESNADVIEGPFDPGLFVFRELPGNRRYALESCGIIADAIRRELVRRHGPNVQNAPEWLSGHAADGSPSKLSRPAYVPLGFVDHEHADGHLLGVAIAVPNDFEHAAELFRLFMAHDGKNSHEIDAGVPYLSMTVRNPHLENREIGQFDLELDERPEGRRQFTLKTFTWTNPSHVWTTVTPVMLSQFPRRELGTEDVIAKACVDAGYPEPVVVRVSSAPLVRGVPHSRAFHVKPRGGRPPRPLTHAQIEFPVRVRGPVLIGAGRYAGYGVCRPNHEDQP; encoded by the coding sequence ATGTTCGCCCTCGGAGTCGAGTTTCTGATGGCGCGTGCGGTCATGACGCGCGTCGACAACCGCGAAGAACCGGAGTGGCCACCGCACCCGGACCGCGTGTTCATGGCGCTGGTCGCGGCATGGGGCGAGGCCGGCGAGGACACCGACCAGCGCGCGGCGCTTGAATGGCTGGAAAAGCTACCGGCGCCCGAACTCGCGGTGTCGCTGGACGTGTCGAATCGCACGTCGTTCACCAGCTACGTTCCGGTGAATGACGACGGCAGCCCGATGGGAAAGAAAGGGCCGTTTGGCCCAATGGGGAGCCTGCCGTTGGGCCGCAACCGGCAGCCGCGCCAGTTTCCGACGGTCGCGCCCGCGTCGCCCACGTTCTTTTTGCGGTGGGATGTGGACGTACCCGCGAATCTCCGGTCGGCGCTGGAGCGTGTCTGTGGGCTGGTAACGTACCTCGGACACTCGGCATCGCCGGTGCGGATGTGGGTCGCGGACCAGTTGCCCGACGATGCGCCGATTTCGTTGCAACCCGACGATAACCGTGCCACGGTGCGTCTGCGCATATTCGGCCCGGGTCGCACAGCGTATCTGAAGAACCGTTTCGATGCGAGCCTGCGCCCGCAGCCTTCATTGTGGCAGGGGTACGCGCCCCCGCGGGAGGAATCGAACGCGGACGTGATCGAGGGGCCGTTCGATCCAGGGCTATTTGTGTTTCGCGAACTTCCCGGAAATCGGCGGTATGCGCTCGAATCGTGTGGCATCATCGCCGACGCGATCCGGCGCGAACTGGTGCGCCGGCACGGACCGAACGTGCAGAACGCACCCGAATGGTTGAGCGGGCACGCGGCCGATGGATCACCGAGCAAGTTGTCGCGCCCCGCGTATGTGCCGCTCGGGTTCGTCGATCACGAGCACGCGGACGGCCACTTACTCGGCGTGGCGATCGCAGTGCCGAACGATTTCGAGCACGCGGCCGAACTGTTCCGGCTTTTCATGGCGCACGACGGGAAGAATTCTCATGAGATCGATGCGGGTGTGCCGTACCTGTCAATGACGGTGCGGAATCCCCATTTGGAGAACCGCGAGATCGGCCAATTCGACCTTGAGTTGGACGAGCGCCCGGAAGGTCGCCGGCAGTTCACACTCAAGACGTTTACCTGGACGAACCCGTCGCACGTCTGGACCACGGTTACGCCGGTGATGTTGTCTCAGTTCCCGCGCCGGGAGCTGGGAACCGAAGACGTCATTGCGAAGGCGTGTGTGGATGCCGGCTACCCGGAACCGGTCGTGGTCCGGGTCAGTTCCGCGCCCCTCGTCCGTGGTGTGCCGCACTCGCGGGCGTTCCACGTCAAGCCGCGTGGCGGGCGCCCGCCGCGTCCGCTCACTCACGCCCAAATCGAGTTCCCCGTTCGCGTTCGCGGGCCGGTGCTTATTGGCGCCGGTCGCTACGCGGGTTACGGGGTCTGCCGACCCAATCACGAGGACCAGCCATGA
- the cas7g gene encoding type I-G CRISPR-associated RAMP protein Csb1/Cas7g encodes MPNDPTLSYDDLNAAVAGSSAALRLTLKLEAVSPKVFPPTYEGGKYATEDRNINGQKIPCVLLDSVPSQANRMELALQDAIDGGLFQLPLVSVNFAAVDNPGLPKITSLQAPHRIADAILRDSTIGEGKKPAKFRESEIGKELDKLSAGYATPLLGYAPHCLVFGMWDSTGPRGGLGVKFARALVSEIIGVNAVPGVTSSSRIDPLNIRVNSGTLYKAKGGGWTLDSELAEKDPKTKKAVLLGKDGKPSEANHGNVTPDLVYRKDKNGNLVLGDSERPVMMVVFDNEQERGHKYVIRDERKPIAKGGFTIDYAEQTTVLSLPALRRLRFPAKSGEKSTPEGDNAARTYLAALGLLGATLAVEAGYDLRSRCLLRATNAVTWHLLGKPGDADKPFALDKIAAIELYNKALAAVQKAKLPVHLEEIVLTPSADLVTLVKKSMELAAAEAGTED; translated from the coding sequence GTGCCCAACGACCCAACCCTGAGTTACGACGACCTGAATGCTGCAGTTGCGGGAAGTTCCGCCGCGCTCCGGCTCACGCTGAAACTGGAAGCCGTCAGCCCGAAAGTGTTCCCACCCACTTACGAGGGGGGCAAGTACGCGACCGAGGATCGCAACATCAACGGTCAAAAGATACCTTGCGTATTGCTCGATTCTGTGCCGTCACAAGCCAACCGCATGGAACTCGCGCTGCAAGACGCGATCGACGGCGGGCTGTTCCAACTTCCGCTCGTGTCGGTCAACTTTGCCGCAGTCGATAATCCCGGCCTTCCGAAGATTACGTCGCTTCAGGCCCCACACCGAATCGCTGACGCGATCCTGCGCGACAGCACCATCGGTGAGGGCAAGAAGCCGGCCAAGTTCCGCGAATCGGAGATCGGCAAGGAACTCGACAAGCTGTCCGCCGGCTACGCGACACCACTCCTCGGCTACGCACCTCACTGCCTCGTTTTCGGTATGTGGGACAGCACCGGCCCGCGCGGTGGGTTAGGAGTGAAGTTCGCCCGTGCGCTGGTGTCCGAGATCATCGGCGTGAATGCGGTGCCTGGTGTTACTTCAAGCAGTCGTATTGATCCACTCAATATTCGTGTGAATAGTGGCACCCTGTACAAAGCTAAGGGCGGAGGCTGGACACTCGATTCGGAGTTGGCTGAGAAAGACCCTAAAACCAAGAAGGCTGTACTGCTGGGTAAGGACGGTAAACCATCGGAAGCGAATCACGGTAACGTAACGCCTGATCTCGTCTACCGAAAGGATAAGAACGGGAACCTTGTGCTCGGTGATAGTGAGCGACCGGTCATGATGGTGGTATTCGACAACGAACAAGAACGGGGTCACAAGTACGTCATTCGGGATGAGCGAAAGCCGATTGCAAAGGGCGGGTTCACCATCGACTACGCGGAGCAAACCACCGTGCTGTCACTGCCCGCGCTGCGGCGGTTGCGGTTCCCTGCGAAGTCTGGCGAGAAGTCCACGCCCGAAGGCGACAACGCAGCACGAACGTACCTCGCTGCACTCGGGCTACTCGGTGCCACACTCGCGGTCGAAGCGGGCTACGATCTGCGCTCGCGGTGCCTTCTCCGGGCAACGAACGCCGTAACGTGGCACCTGCTCGGCAAGCCCGGCGACGCCGACAAGCCGTTCGCACTCGACAAGATCGCCGCGATCGAGCTTTACAACAAGGCGCTTGCCGCGGTGCAGAAGGCGAAGCTGCCGGTTCACCTCGAAGAAATCGTTCTCACACCGTCGGCCGATCTCGTCACGCTCGTGAAGAAGAGCATGGAACTCGCCGCGGCGGAAGCCGGAACGGAGGACTGA
- a CDS encoding efflux RND transporter permease subunit, giving the protein MKSAVSGPLVLCSLLFGHCASRADAMATKGNSEGLVVRVTASYPGASARVVADTVAAPIEQQVSGVEGATVLESESRNDGSYALTIHLETTADPDQVVKLVQTRVELAEPQLPEECRRQKVAVRKAPDGLPTFWLAVTSVTHSEAELTGIATRTIGSAFSGSAGVAEVRTVGGRDRRIILTFDSAALSARGTKVEKIEKELKSKKLQVAPGWPVDGNLVLELASEPPVDLEKLGKTVVGTISGMDIELRDVARIRDGSVPRGFASANGRSAPLVAVTAWPGKLTRADVRKVLDGIKGLPKGVRVELVSDVSMGSLALAHVRWPDATRREQVQEVIARAGKLLGEKVGVTEWIAFGEELESGAATILFTLPRGRATAVADARKVLRELRDTSCVVSEISNGQHPFPVRIAVCGTGDRGAEDLAKVANALVDRMRAKGTVVDATARPGSPRPELSVNVDRAKMKALGVTIEDVAAAIRATGVTVTADDNKFASETIVRVTPMPEQLDEILSLYVLGEKGKPVQLSALCSLRKVSAPQQVVRVNLCPAVVLSGVPPAGTSASDSIAQSLELAGAVLPKGYKARPLPPASR; this is encoded by the coding sequence ATGAAATCTGCCGTGTCCGGTCCGCTCGTGCTGTGTTCTTTGTTGTTCGGGCACTGCGCGTCCCGTGCGGACGCGATGGCCACGAAGGGGAACTCCGAGGGGTTGGTGGTTCGCGTCACCGCGTCGTACCCGGGGGCGAGCGCCCGGGTCGTGGCCGATACCGTCGCGGCACCGATCGAGCAGCAGGTGAGCGGGGTCGAGGGGGCAACCGTGCTCGAGTCGGAATCGCGGAACGACGGCAGTTACGCGCTCACGATCCACCTCGAAACCACGGCCGACCCCGATCAGGTGGTCAAGCTCGTCCAGACCCGGGTCGAGTTGGCCGAGCCCCAGTTGCCGGAAGAGTGCCGCCGACAAAAGGTGGCGGTCCGCAAGGCGCCCGATGGATTACCCACTTTTTGGCTCGCGGTCACCTCTGTGACGCACAGCGAAGCAGAACTGACGGGAATCGCGACGCGGACGATCGGCAGTGCGTTCTCGGGTTCGGCGGGTGTGGCCGAAGTGCGGACCGTGGGCGGCCGGGACCGGCGGATCATCTTGACGTTCGATTCGGCGGCTCTGTCCGCGCGTGGAACGAAGGTCGAGAAGATCGAGAAGGAACTGAAATCAAAGAAGCTCCAGGTCGCGCCCGGGTGGCCGGTGGATGGCAACCTCGTTCTGGAACTCGCGTCCGAGCCGCCCGTCGATCTGGAGAAGCTCGGGAAGACCGTTGTCGGCACCATCAGCGGAATGGACATCGAGCTCCGGGATGTGGCCCGAATACGCGACGGGAGCGTCCCGCGCGGGTTCGCAAGTGCCAACGGGCGCTCGGCCCCGCTCGTGGCGGTCACCGCGTGGCCGGGCAAACTGACTCGGGCGGACGTGCGCAAAGTACTCGACGGTATCAAGGGGTTGCCCAAGGGCGTAAGGGTGGAACTGGTGTCGGACGTGTCGATGGGCAGCCTGGCACTCGCGCACGTCCGGTGGCCCGACGCGACGCGCCGGGAGCAGGTACAGGAAGTGATCGCGCGTGCGGGCAAGCTCCTGGGCGAAAAGGTCGGTGTCACGGAATGGATTGCGTTCGGTGAGGAACTGGAGTCGGGTGCGGCGACGATCCTGTTCACGCTCCCGCGAGGGCGCGCGACGGCGGTCGCGGATGCTCGCAAAGTGCTCCGCGAGCTTCGGGACACGTCCTGTGTGGTGAGTGAGATTTCCAACGGGCAGCACCCGTTCCCGGTTCGCATTGCCGTGTGTGGCACCGGGGATCGGGGGGCGGAGGATCTCGCGAAGGTCGCGAACGCGCTGGTGGATCGAATGAGGGCGAAGGGCACCGTTGTGGACGCGACCGCTCGACCCGGGTCGCCCCGACCGGAACTCTCCGTGAATGTGGACCGAGCCAAGATGAAGGCGCTCGGAGTTACGATCGAGGACGTGGCGGCCGCGATCCGGGCCACCGGTGTCACGGTCACAGCCGACGACAACAAGTTCGCCTCCGAGACCATAGTGCGCGTTACTCCGATGCCCGAACAATTGGACGAGATATTGAGCCTCTACGTTCTCGGCGAGAAGGGCAAGCCCGTCCAGTTGTCCGCGTTATGTTCCCTTCGGAAGGTGAGCGCGCCACAGCAGGTCGTGCGCGTCAATTTGTGTCCGGCGGTCGTGTTGTCGGGAGTCCCGCCGGCGGGTACGTCGGCATCGGATTCGATCGCCCAATCCCTGGAACTGGCGGGGGCGGTGTTGCCGAAAGGGTACAAGGCGCGACCTCTGCCTCCGGCCTCGCGATAA
- a CDS encoding DUF899 domain-containing protein yields the protein MKFPEIVSRTEWQKQLDAITAKEKTATKALDALAAERRRLPMVKIDTPYTFDSPTGKKTLLDLFEGRKQLLVYHFMFAPNVGGWPEAGCVGCSLQIDQIGHLSHLHARDTSFTAISLAPLANIEAYKKRMGWTVPWVSSANTTFNQDLGITTEKEEDHGLSVFIRDGDTVYRTYFSRARGTESFGTVWSLLDVTPLGRQEKWQDTPEGRPQGEPYTWWRRHDEYGTAPGCGCS from the coding sequence ATGAAATTCCCCGAGATCGTCTCCCGAACCGAGTGGCAGAAGCAACTCGACGCCATTACCGCTAAAGAGAAGACCGCGACGAAGGCACTCGACGCGCTGGCCGCCGAGCGCCGCCGACTGCCAATGGTGAAGATCGACACGCCGTACACGTTCGACTCTCCGACAGGGAAGAAGACGCTGCTCGACCTGTTCGAGGGTCGGAAGCAGCTCCTCGTTTACCACTTCATGTTCGCCCCAAACGTCGGCGGGTGGCCGGAAGCCGGGTGCGTCGGATGCTCGCTCCAGATTGATCAGATCGGCCATCTGTCACACCTGCACGCCCGCGACACCTCGTTCACCGCCATCTCGCTCGCGCCACTGGCGAACATCGAGGCGTACAAGAAGCGGATGGGTTGGACCGTTCCTTGGGTGTCGTCCGCCAACACCACCTTCAACCAAGACCTCGGGATCACCACGGAAAAGGAAGAAGACCACGGGCTGAGCGTGTTCATCCGGGACGGGGACACGGTCTACCGCACGTACTTCAGCCGCGCCCGCGGTACCGAGTCGTTCGGAACCGTCTGGTCGTTGCTCGATGTGACCCCGCTCGGGCGGCAGGAGAAGTGGCAGGACACGCCCGAGGGTCGTCCGCAGGGCGAGCCGTACACGTGGTGGCGTCGGCACGATGAGTACGGAACGGCGCCGGGCTGCGGGTGCTCGTGA
- a CDS encoding cation:proton antiporter: MVIWLPRLLERARLPGVLGYILAGVVLGPGTTGILKSDGPNIMLWAELGKLLFMFFVGFEIDLEQFGKVRQRAGLFGTVTFAFPFALAYLLGNALGYSWVACLLIGSIIASHTLLAHPVLARLGLLSRESVLGSSAELVTDGC; the protein is encoded by the coding sequence ATGGTCATTTGGCTTCCTCGCCTTCTCGAACGAGCCCGCTTACCCGGCGTTCTGGGGTACATTCTCGCGGGCGTCGTCTTGGGACCGGGAACGACAGGGATATTAAAGAGCGACGGCCCGAATATCATGTTATGGGCCGAACTCGGCAAACTGCTGTTCATGTTCTTTGTCGGGTTCGAGATCGATCTGGAGCAGTTCGGGAAGGTCCGCCAGCGCGCCGGGCTCTTTGGTACGGTGACGTTCGCTTTCCCCTTTGCGTTGGCTTACCTGCTGGGAAACGCGCTGGGGTATTCGTGGGTCGCGTGTCTGCTGATCGGTTCCATCATTGCGTCTCACACGCTGTTGGCTCACCCCGTCCTGGCTCGCCTCGGGTTGCTCAGCCGTGAATCGGTTTTGGGTTCTTCCGCCGAGTTGGTGACTGACGGTTGCTAG
- a CDS encoding transposase family protein: MLSSDLLSQILGTTLVPTDLVFAPDLIVVALASRAESAPCPICGQRSDRVHSRYRRVIADLPICGRQLALILRLRKFLCPNAGCPRRIFCERVHGLAATHARSTTRLAQLQRMLGLALGGEPGSRLAGELAVPISGDTILRRVKAVPAVPLRVE; the protein is encoded by the coding sequence ATGTTGTCGTCCGATCTGCTCTCCCAAATCCTCGGGACCACGCTGGTGCCGACCGATCTGGTTTTCGCTCCCGATCTGATTGTTGTTGCGCTCGCCTCCCGCGCTGAGTCCGCTCCGTGCCCCATCTGCGGTCAACGGTCCGATCGCGTTCACAGTCGCTACCGCCGCGTCATTGCCGACCTCCCGATCTGCGGTCGCCAACTCGCCCTGATTCTGCGCCTCCGCAAGTTCCTCTGCCCCAACGCCGGTTGCCCGCGCCGCATCTTCTGCGAACGTGTTCACGGACTGGCCGCGACTCACGCCCGCTCCACCACGCGGTTGGCTCAACTCCAGCGAATGCTTGGCCTCGCGCTGGGCGGCGAACCCGGTTCACGGCTGGCGGGAGAGCTGGCTGTGCCGATCAGCGGCGACACGATCCTGCGGCGCGTGAAGGCCGTGCCCGCCGTCCCGCTCCGTGTTGAGTGA